The genomic segment ATCAGAAATTGCCGATAACCCGGCCCAACGCAACGAAGGGCGTGGCACTCCAGGATCGGAGTGCCACGCCCTTCGACGGCGGTGGCGGTGGGATTTGAACCCACGGAGGGCGTAAACCCTCACACGCTTTCGAGGCGTGCTCCTTCGGCCGCTCGGACACGCCACCGTGGAGAACCTTACCGAACCAGGGGCCGCTTCATCCAATCCACCCCCCGCAGTCCTCGCGCCGGCCGGGCCCACGCACCCGAAATCCCTTGGACTATCGGCGTTCCGCGAAGAAATTCAGAAGCAGACCGGCAGCTTCCGCACCGCGCACCCCGCCGACCACCTCGACCCAGTGGTTCAGTCGCGAGTCCCGCACGATGTCCCGGGTCGAGCCGGTCGCCCCCGCCTTCGGGTCCCAGGCGCCCAGCACGACCCGGGAGACCCGGGCCAGGACGATGGCCCCGGCACACATGGCACAGGGCTCCAGGGTCACCACCAACGTGGCCCCGTCCAGCCGCCAGCTCCCGGTCGCCGCGGCGGCCTGGCGCAGGGCCAGGAGCTCGGCATGGGCGGTCGGATCCTGGGCCGCCTCCCGCTCGTTGCGGCCTCTGCCCACGACACGCCCGGCGCGATCCACGACCACGGCCCCCACCGGCACGTCCCCGGTCACCGGGGCGAGGGCGGCCTCCTCCAGGGCCAGACCCATCCAGGCATCCAGTCGCGGATCGTCACTCACAGAGACCTCTCCTTCTACCGACCCGGATCCGGGTCTCAAGCCACGAGGCCTCAGGGCCCGGACACCGGTAGGTTGCCCGCATGCGCCTGCACGTCGTCGACCATCCTCTCGTCGCCCACAAACTCACCACGCTCCGGAACCGGGAGACCGACTCGCCGACGTTCCGTCGCCTGGCTGACGAACTGGTCACTCTCCTGGCCTACGAGGCCACCCGCGGGGTCCGGGTGGTGGAGCACGAGATCTCCACCCCGGTCGCCCCGGCCACGGGCGTCAAGCTGACCCAGCCCAAGCCTCTCGTCGTGCCGATCCTGCGGGCCGGTCTCGGCATGCTGGAGGGCATGACCCGGCTGATCCCGACGGCCGAGGTCGGCTTCCTCGGGATGATCCGGAACGAGGAGACCCTCGAGGCCAGCACATACGCCAACCGTCTCCCGGACGACCTGACCGGACGGCAGGTCTACGTACTGGACCCGATGCTAGCCACCGGCGGCACGCTCGCCGTGGCGATCCAGTACCTGATGGAGCGCGGCGCGGACGATGTCACCGCCATCTGCCTCCTTGGTGCACCGGAAGGCGTAGAACATGTCCGTAAGGCCGTCGGCGAAGAGGCTCCCGTGCAGATTGTTCTGGGCGGGATGGACCCCGGCCTGAACGAGCACGGCTACATCGTCCCTGGTCTCGGCGACGCGGGCGACCGCTTGTACGGCGTAGTGTGACCGCCGCCGCTACTATCAACCTCAAGCCGAGGTTGAGACTGGCGCGGTAGCCATGCGTGACAAGCTCGACACGGATAGAACATACTCGAAGCGCTACATTTGTCCTGAGTACACCACTCTGGGGAGGCCGCAGTGACGAGGACCCGGCGAGCGCTCGTGGTCATCCTGGTTGTCTTCTTGATCTACGCGGTCGTCAACGACCCGCGCCAGTCCGGAAACTTCGTGGGCGACATCTGGGACTGGCTTACCAGTGCCGCAGACTCGATCGGGACGTTCTTCGACACGATGTTGTCGAACTGACGTTCCCCCAAGGACGCCGGCTGACATCCGTCAGCCGGCGTCCTTGTTTTGCCCTGGGCCCGGAGAGCCCGGAGGGGCCGCGAGCTACTTCTTCCGCTTCGCCTGGGCCTTGAGGCGCTTGGCCACGGCGGCGGCCGTGTCGAGCTTCCTGGCCTCTTCCGGGGTCGGCGCCGACCCGCCGCGGTTCGCCGGCACCCACCAGCGATCGGCGTCGTCCGCGGGCTGCTGCGGGTACCGGTCCTGCAGTTCCTCCAGCAACACGCCGACACGACTCTGGATCTCGGCGGTGATCTGGAACGCCTCCATGCCGGCCTCGGGCCGGAAGGGCTCGCCCGCCTTCAGCATGACCGCCTTACCCCGCCCGAGGTCGGGCTTGCGGGCCTTGGTGTAGATCCGCTGCCCGCCCCAGATCGCCATCGGCACGATCGGCACGTCGGCCGCCACCGCCATCCGGGCCGTGCCGGTCTTGAAGTCCTTCAGCACGTACGACCGGCTGATCGTGGCCTCCGGGAAGACCCCGACGATCTCGCCGGCCTTGAGGGCCCGGACCGCCTCGTCGAAGGCGCCCGTGCCGGCGGCCCGGTCGACCGGGATGTGGTGCATGCCGCGCATCAGCGGGCCGGCCACCGGGTTCCGGAAGACCGATTCCTTGCACATGAATCGCACCAGGCGCCGCTGCGGGCGAGCGACCAGACCACAGAACGTGAAGTCCAGGTAGCTGATGTGGTTGCTCGCGAGCACCGCCCCGCCCTCGGCGGGTATGTGCTCAGCCCCCTCGACCGTGAACCGGATGCCAAGGGCGCGGAACGCCGTGCGGGCCAACGTGATGACCGGGGGATAGACCAGCTCTGCCACGGACCGAACTGTAGGCGGTCCGCCCCGGGGGCCGGTAGGGCGGTGGACCCGGGCCGCGCGATGCATCCCACATGCGGCCACACCGAGATCCCCGGCTGACCACGACCGGCGGACCACCTGCAGGAACACGTGCGACACCGGCAAATCTATGAATCAGGTGCCACATCGGTACACCAACGGTGTGGCGACCGACGATGACGTCTGGTTATGCATAGCTTTAAGCTGACACGAGCGACATGGAACGGCGGATGGGCTGGGCGGCGCTACTCTGTCACAACGGATTATTCGGTAAATCGTGACAGAACCCCTACCATCGACCTGACCTGGCGTGGCAAGGTCGTAACAGAACGTGCGGATTCAGCGGAGCCCGAAGCAGCGTGACGGCGCCGAGGTTACGGAGGGGTTCACCGGTGCCCTGGAGGTACGAATGGCCGTCATCACGTCGGTAGTCATGCTCGCAACCACTACTAACGATGGGCCCTCGCTCAACTCCAACGGAGTGGTCGAGTGGGGCGTCAAGAACATCATCCCGCTGGTTCTGCTGGTGATCGGGATAGGCATCATCGCCTCTGCCCGAAAAGGCAGGATCAGTGACAACGCCAACACCCTGACCAACGTGATGCTGGGTATGGGGGTCATCGCCGGCGCCGCCGTGCTCTACGGCTTCGCCGGTCAGTTGACCGAACTGGTGTTCGGGAACGGCTGAGGCATGCGGGTATCGCCTGATGACGAGGTCTATCGGGTCAACACCGTGTGGCTCGGCCCGAGCGGGCTGACCTTTCCCTGGACAGCCAGGTACAGCGCGTATGCGGCCTGGTTGGTGGCTTTCCTGCTCATCCTGCTCGTCGAGGCTGTCACCCCGCTCAAGGTGCACATCCCGCCGGTGTGGGAGCTCTGCATCGCCACGCTCGGAACCTACGGGCTGATGGGCTTCATCGATCATGAGCGCCCAGCCAGGGCGGTCTGGCAGACCTTCGTCTCGGATCTCACCGCTCCCCGGGCAGGCCGCGCTAGTAAGTACCGGCTGCAGCCCAAGGTCCGGGTACGGGACAAACGCACCTCAGCCCGGGCACGCAGGGCCAGCAGCTAGGGAGAGACGCGGCCACCTCATGGGGATCTTCAGCAGCGGCCAGACCCGGGCCGCGAACATGGCACTGGCGTTGCGGACTATCGAGGGCAATCTGGCGTTCACGGATCAGGCCGCCTGGGCCTGGTTCGCGCTACCCACGCAGCGCTGGGCCTTCCGGGCCGATGGTGACCGACTCAACCTGATCATCGACACGGCGACCCGGATGGCTGCGCTGTCCGGCCGTCGCCTGCACCTGCGGGTGACATCGCGACCGTACCCGGCCGCTTCCTGGGCCCGGGCACTGGACGCGCGCACGCCTGACCCGCTGCCCGGTATCGACGGGAACACCTGGGCCGATCACCTGGTCAGCGCGCAGCAGCACGTCCGCGCGTCGACCATGGCCGAGAAAGAGGTCTACCTCGGCGTCCAGGTGAGCGAGCGGTCCCAGATGGCGAGCTTCACCCAGCGGGTGCTACGCCGTCCCACCCTCGGCGAGCTGCAGAAGGTGGACAAGGACGCCGCGCTGGTCGCCGAGGCGATCGCCGGCCCCGGTCTGGAGGGCCGTCCGGTCACGCCGCGCGAGCTGGAGTGGCTGATGCGCCGTTCCCTGGGGCTCGGCCTGCCCGCTCCCGGCGCTCTCTCCCCGGTGCAGGATGGCCGCTGGGAGACCGAAGACCTGTACGAGCTCACCGAGGGCGTCGTGCACGAGGCCGAGCCGTTCGCGCCGACCGTGAAGGTCGCCCGCCGCGACCCCGGCGGCTCCGGCACCGAACGTCACGTCAGCGTCCTCACCGTCGGCCGGGTCGACGAGATCGAGATCCCCGACCCCTCGCACGAGCCCTGGCTGGTGCACGCCGACCGCCTGCCGTTCGCGGTCGAGTGGTCGATCCGCCTGGACGTCCTGGACGGCGACCAGGCGCTCGACGCCGTGCAGCGGAAACTGCTGGTGGTCCGGGACATGCAGCGCCACTACCGCGACCACGACCTGGACGAGCCGCTGGCCCTCGAGCGTCAGGCCCGGCAGGCCCGGGCCATCGAGGACGAGATGACGACCGGCGGCGACACCACCGCCTCCCGGGTCCACGGCTGGTTCCGGATCGCGGTGTCCGGCGCCACCCAGGAAGAGGCCCTGGAGCGAGCCCGGCAGGTCGTCGACACGTACCGCAAGCGGCAGGTCACGATCGCCCACCCGAAGGGGCAGCACGGGTTGTTGCGCGAGTTCATCCCGGGGGAACCGCTCTCGTCCACGGCCTACCGCCGTCGACTGCCCACGCTCTACTACGCGGCCGGGGTCCCGGCCGCCTCGTCCTCGCTGGGTGACCGGCGGGGCCCGTACATCGGCCACACCGCCGCCTCCAGCCGGCGGGCCGTCATGTTCGACACCCACTTCGCCACCGAGGTCCGCGAGACCTCGGGTCTGGTCCCGATCGTCGGTGCGCTGGGTTCCGGCAAGTCGGTCCTCGCCGGGCTGATCACCTACGAGGCCGTGCGCCGCGGCATCACCTCGGTGATGCTCGACCCGTCCGGCCCGTTGGCCCGGCTCACCGAACTGCCCGAGCTGCGCGACCGGTCCCGGCACATCGACCTGACCTCGGCGCCGTCGGGCACGCTCAACCCGTACGCCGTGGTGGTCCAGCCCCGGCCGGAGGACTACCCGACGCTCGACGCCCTGGAAGAGGCCCGCACACTGGCTGCGCAGGACCGCAAGCTCCTGGCCCTGGACGTGGCCACGATGTTGCTGCCGCCCGGCCTGGCCGCCGCGCCGCGCACCCGGCTCGTGCTCACCGAGGCGATCCGGGCGACCAAGGGCGCACCGCAGACCAGTCTGTGGACCGTGGTCGAGTTCCTGGAGTCCCGGCAGGACGACCACGCCGCCGACATCGCGGCCTACCTGCGCGACATGGCCGAGATGCCGCTCGCCCGGTTGTTCTTCCCGATCGGCCCGAGCACCGAGCCGATCCACGACGAAGCCGTGCTGACCGTGCTGACCATGCCCGGGCTGCTGCTGCCGCCCGGTTCCGTACCCCGCGAGCACTGGTCCACCCAGGAGCAGATGGCCGTGCCCCTGCTGCACCTGGCCTCCTGGTACGCGACCCGCACGATCTACGGCCGGCCGCGCAACGAGCGCAAGCTCGTGGCCCTCGACGAGACCCACTTCCTCGGTGAATGGGGCGCCGGGCGGGCGCTTTTCACCAGGCTCGGCCGAGACAGCCGAAAGTGGAACACCTGCGTCCTGGCCGCTTCCCAGAACCCCGCCGACGTTCTCGGCATGGAAGTCTCCAACTTCATCTCAGCCGCGTTCGTCGGACGGATCGAGGACGACCAGGTGGCCGCTGACGCCCTGCGCATGCTGCGGGTTCCGCCCGGGGTCGGGTACGAGGGTGTACTGGCCCGGCTCTCCCCCCGCTCGAGTACCGGAAACCGTTCCGGCCTGCGCGAGTT from the Kineosporia sp. NBRC 101731 genome contains:
- a CDS encoding nucleoside deaminase: MGLALEEAALAPVTGDVPVGAVVVDRAGRVVGRGRNEREAAQDPTAHAELLALRQAAAATGSWRLDGATLVVTLEPCAMCAGAIVLARVSRVVLGAWDPKAGATGSTRDIVRDSRLNHWVEVVGGVRGAEAAGLLLNFFAERR
- the upp gene encoding uracil phosphoribosyltransferase, producing the protein MRLHVVDHPLVAHKLTTLRNRETDSPTFRRLADELVTLLAYEATRGVRVVEHEISTPVAPATGVKLTQPKPLVVPILRAGLGMLEGMTRLIPTAEVGFLGMIRNEETLEASTYANRLPDDLTGRQVYVLDPMLATGGTLAVAIQYLMERGADDVTAICLLGAPEGVEHVRKAVGEEAPVQIVLGGMDPGLNEHGYIVPGLGDAGDRLYGVV
- a CDS encoding lysophospholipid acyltransferase family protein, which gives rise to MAELVYPPVITLARTAFRALGIRFTVEGAEHIPAEGGAVLASNHISYLDFTFCGLVARPQRRLVRFMCKESVFRNPVAGPLMRGMHHIPVDRAAGTGAFDEAVRALKAGEIVGVFPEATISRSYVLKDFKTGTARMAVAADVPIVPMAIWGGQRIYTKARKPDLGRGKAVMLKAGEPFRPEAGMEAFQITAEIQSRVGVLLEELQDRYPQQPADDADRWWVPANRGGSAPTPEEARKLDTAAAVAKRLKAQAKRKK
- a CDS encoding ATP-binding protein, encoding MGIFSSGQTRAANMALALRTIEGNLAFTDQAAWAWFALPTQRWAFRADGDRLNLIIDTATRMAALSGRRLHLRVTSRPYPAASWARALDARTPDPLPGIDGNTWADHLVSAQQHVRASTMAEKEVYLGVQVSERSQMASFTQRVLRRPTLGELQKVDKDAALVAEAIAGPGLEGRPVTPRELEWLMRRSLGLGLPAPGALSPVQDGRWETEDLYELTEGVVHEAEPFAPTVKVARRDPGGSGTERHVSVLTVGRVDEIEIPDPSHEPWLVHADRLPFAVEWSIRLDVLDGDQALDAVQRKLLVVRDMQRHYRDHDLDEPLALERQARQARAIEDEMTTGGDTTASRVHGWFRIAVSGATQEEALERARQVVDTYRKRQVTIAHPKGQHGLLREFIPGEPLSSTAYRRRLPTLYYAAGVPAASSSLGDRRGPYIGHTAASSRRAVMFDTHFATEVRETSGLVPIVGALGSGKSVLAGLITYEAVRRGITSVMLDPSGPLARLTELPELRDRSRHIDLTSAPSGTLNPYAVVVQPRPEDYPTLDALEEARTLAAQDRKLLALDVATMLLPPGLAAAPRTRLVLTEAIRATKGAPQTSLWTVVEFLESRQDDHAADIAAYLRDMAEMPLARLFFPIGPSTEPIHDEAVLTVLTMPGLLLPPGSVPREHWSTQEQMAVPLLHLASWYATRTIYGRPRNERKLVALDETHFLGEWGAGRALFTRLGRDSRKWNTCVLAASQNPADVLGMEVSNFISAAFVGRIEDDQVAADALRMLRVPPGVGYEGVLARLSPRSSTGNRSGLREFVMRDVDGNVDRMRVDLDHLPQVLAALDTTAAPSSLPRPPEESRPIREPRTDQIDLTAVELDPSGAPVGSGRPVASGVGGSWSSRGGLRNGTDPQTPPGGSRHALPVGASRARRGTRPRNGTATGEHATLGTGSHRVLDGPGDSPSTNGNGWPAAPSDNDRRSDETGGQR